From Macaca fascicularis isolate 582-1 chromosome 14, T2T-MFA8v1.1, a single genomic window includes:
- the SERPING1 gene encoding plasma protease C1 inhibitor — MASRLTLLTLLLLLLAGDRASSNPNATSSSSWDPESLQEGSEGKIAVANNSKMLFIESILEATSLPTTNSTTNSSTKITANTTDEPTTQPTTQPTAQPTIQPIQPTTQLPTDSPTQPTTGPFCPGPVTLCSDLDSHSTEAMLGDALVDFSLKLYHAFSAMKKAETNMAFSPFSIASLLTQVLLGAGENTKTNLENVLSYPKDFACVHQALKGFTTKGVTSVSQIFHSPDLAIRDTFVNASRTLYRSSPRVLSNDSDANLELINTWVAKNTNNKISRLLDSLPSDTRLVLLNAIYLSAKWKTTFDPKKTRMDTFHFKNSVIKVPMMNSKKYPVAHFIDQTLKAKVGQLQLSHNLSLVILVPQNLKHRLEDIEQALSPSVFKAIMKKLEMSKFQPTLLVLPRIKVTTNQDMLSIMEKLEFFDFSYDLNLCGLTEDPDLQVSAMQHQAVLELTETGVEAAAASAISVARALLIFEVQQPFLFLLWDQQHKFPVFMGRVYDPRA; from the exons GATAGAGCCTCCTCAAATCCAAATGCTACCAGCTCCAGCTCCTGGGATCCAGAGAGTTTGCAAGAGGGAAGCGAAGGGAAGATCGCAGTGGCAAATAACTCCAAGATGCTATTCATTGAATCCATCCTGGAGGCTACCAGCTTGCCAACAACCAACTCAACAACCAATTCATCCACCAAAATAACAGCTAATACCACTGATGAACCCACCACCCAACCCACCACCCAACCCACCGCCCAACCCACCATCCAGCCCATCCAACCAACTACCCAGCTCCCCACAGATTCTCCTACTCAGCCCACTACTGGTCCCTTCTGCCCAGGACCTGTTACTCTCTGCTCTGACTTGGACAGTCATTCAACAGAGGCCATGTTGGGGGACGCTTTGGTAGATTTCTCCCTGAAGCTCTACCACGCCTTCTCAGCAATGAAGAAGGCAGAGACCAACATGGccttttccccattcagcatTGCCAGCCTCCTCACCCAGGTCCTGCTCG GAGCTGGGGAGAACACCAAAACAAACCTGGAAAACGTCCTCTCCTACCCCAAGGACTTCGCCTGTGTCCACCAGGCTCTGAAGGGCTTCACGACCAAAGGTGTCACCTCAGTCTCTCAGATCTTCCACAGCCCAG ACCTGGCCATAAGGGACACCTTTGTGAATGCCTCGCGGACCCTGTACCGCAGCAGTCCCAGAGTCCTGAGCAACGACAGTGACGCCAACCTGGAGCTCATCAACACCTGGGTGGCCAAGAACACCAACAACAAGATCAGCCGGCTGCTAGACAGCCTGCCCTCCGATACCCGCCTTGTCCTCCTCAATGCCATCTACCTGAGTG CCAAGTGGAAGACAACATTCGATCCCAAAAAAACCAGAATGGACACTTTTCACTTCAAAAACTCGGTTATAAAAGTGCCCATGATGAATAGCAAGAAGTACCCTGTGGCCCATTTCATTGACCAAACTTTGAAGGCCAAG GTGGGGCAACTGCAGCTCTCCCATAATCTGAGTTTGGTGATCCTGGTACCCCAGAACCTGAAACATCGTCTTGAAGACATAGAACAGGCTCTCAGCCCTTCTGTTTTCAAGGCCATCATGAAGAAGCTGGAGATGTCCAAGTTCCAGCCCACTCTCCTAGTACTGCCCCGCATCAAAGTGACGACCAACCAGGATATGCTGTCAATCATGGAGAAACTGG AATTCTTCGACTTTTCTTATGACCTCAACCTGTGTGGGCTGACAGAGGACCCAGATCTTCAGGTTTCTGCGATGCAGCACCAGGCAGTGCTGGAACTGACGGAGACTGGGGTGGAGGCGGCTGCAGCCTCTGCCATCTCTGTGGCCCGCGCCCTGCTCATCTTTGAAGTGCAGCAGCCCTTCCTGTTCCTCCTCTGGGACCAGCAGCACAAGTTCCCTGTCTTCATGGGGCGAGTATATGACCCCAGGGCTTGA